One genomic window of Glycine max cultivar Williams 82 chromosome 16, Glycine_max_v4.0, whole genome shotgun sequence includes the following:
- the LOC100784112 gene encoding NADP-dependent malic enzyme, producing MESTLKALRDGESVLDLSPRSTVSGGVEDVYGEDHATEDQLVTPWNFSVASGYSLLRDPQYNKGLAFTEKERDAHYLRGLLPPTITSQQLQEKQLINNIRQYQVPLQKYQAMMELQETNERLFYKLLIDHVEELLPIVYTPVVGEACQKYGSIFKRPQGLFISLKEKGKVLEVLKNWPERSIQVIVVTDGERILGLGDLGCQGMGIPVGKLALYTALGGVRPSACLPITIDVGTNNEKLLNDEFYIGLRQKRATGQEYSELLQEFMTAVKQNYGEKVLIQFEDFANHNAFELLAKYGTTHLVFNDDIQGTASVVLAGVVAALKLIGGNLADHTFLFLGAGEAGTGIAELIALEMSKQTKTPIEETRKKIWLVDSKGLIVGSRKASLQHFKQPWAHEHEPVGSLLEAVKVIKPTVLIGSSGVGKTFTKEVIEAVTSINEKPLVLALSNPTSQSECTAEEAYEWSEGRAIFASGSPFDPVEYKGKVYYSGQANNAYIFPGFGLGLVISGAIRVHDDMLLAASEALAKLVTEENYEKGLIYPPFSNIRKISANIAASVAAKAYELGLATRLPRPQNLVKYAESCMYTPVYRNYR from the exons ATGGAGAGCACACTTAAGGCCCTGAGAGATGGTGAGTCAGTGCTTGATCTGAGTCCAAGATCCACCGTGAGTGGCGGTGTTGAAGATGTCTACGGTGAAGATCATGCCACTGAGGACCAACTTGTCACCCCATGGAATTTCTCAGTCGCCAG tgggtactctttgcttagAGATCCACAATACAACAAGGGACTTGCTTTCACTGAGAAAGAGAGGGATGCGCACTATTTGCGTGGACTACTACCTCCTACAATTACCTCCCAGCAACTTCAG GAGAAGCAGTTGATAAACAATATCCGACAGTATCAGGTTCCCTTGCAAAAGTATCAGGCTATGATGGAACTTCAG GAGACGAATGAAAGGCTGTTTTACAAACTTCTAATTGATCATGTTGAGGAACTGCTTCCAATTGTGTATACTCCTGTTGTTGGTGAGGCTTGCCAGAAATATGGGAGCATCTTCAAGCGTCCTCAGGGTCTTTTCATAAGTTTGAAAGAGAA GGGGAAGGTTCTTGAAGTATTGAAAAACTGGCCTGAGAGGAGTATTCAAGTTATTGTTGTAACAGATGGCGAACGAATTTTGGGACTTGGGGATCTTGGATGTCAG GGGATGGGAATTCCTGTTGGTAAATTGGCCTTGTACACAGCACTAGGAGGAGTTCGACCATCAGCA TGTTTGCCTATTACGATCGATGTGGGGACAAACAATGAAAAATTACTGAATGATGAGTTTTACATTGGGCTCAGACAAAAGAGGGCAACTGGACAG GAATATTCtgaactcttgcaagagttcaTGACTGCTGTCAAGCAAAACTATGGAGAAAAAGTTCTTATTCAG TTTGAAGATTTTGCAAACCACAATGCTTTTGAATTGCTTGCAAAATATGGCACAACTCATCTTGTTTTCAACGATGATATTCAG GGGACTGCATCTGTCGTTCTTGCTGGGGTCGTGGCAGCCTTGAAGCTCATTGGCGGTAATCTGGCTGACCACACATTCTTGTTCCTTGGGGCTGGAGAG GCTGGAACTGGAATAGCAGAACTAATAGCTCTTGAGATGTCAAAGCAG ACAAAGACACCTATAGAGGAGACTCGCAAGAAGATATGGCTTGTAGACTCAAAG GGTTTGATTGTTGGTTCAAGAAAGGCTTCACTTCAACACTTCAAGCAGCCTTGGGCTCATGAGCATGAGCCTGTTGGCAGTCTCCTAGAAGCTGTTAAG GTAATCAAGCCTACAGTTTTGATTGGATCATCAGGAGTGGGAAAAACATTTACAAAGGAAGTAATTGAGGCTGTGACTTCTATCAATGAA AAACCTCTTGTTTTGGCCCTCTCCAATCCAACTTCACAGTCTGAGTGTACAGCTGAAGAGGCTTACGAATGGAGTGAG GGTCGTGCGATTTTCGCTAGTGGAAGTCCATTTGATCCTGTAGAATACAAGGGCAAAGTGTACTATTCTGGCCAG GCCAACAATGCATACATCTTCCCCGGCTTTGGTCTTGGGTTGGTAATCTCAGGAGCAATCAGAGTGCATGACGATATGCTTCTAGCAGCTT CGGAAGCCTTGGCTAAACTGGTGACCGAGGAGAACTACGAAAAGGGCTTGATTTATCCACCATTCTCTAACATCAGAAAAATTTCAGCTAACATAGCTGCAAGTGTAGCTGCCAAGGCATATGAGCTAG GCTTGGCTACACGTCTCCCTCGTCCTCAGAATCTTGTGAAGTATGCTGAGAGCTGCATGTATACCCCTGTCTACCGAAACTATAGGTGA